Proteins encoded in a region of the Trichomycterus rosablanca isolate fTriRos1 chromosome 26, fTriRos1.hap1, whole genome shotgun sequence genome:
- the lig3 gene encoding DNA ligase 3, whose amino-acid sequence MHGLSFYRTVRALCGSFHLLKNQLTPSSLQRFRPRINTLLLASSRQFGFSSPSFLGTSRAALQDDRSVMAEQRYCVEYAKRGMAGCKKCKDKIMKGLVRIGKVVPNPFSESAGEMKEWYHVKCIFEKLERARATTKKIEDITDLEGWEELQDEDKDLINKHVTDMAAKANATPKKKTQAKLNTSGQLTSPPADPTVNAPRKFSGFTATKAGSSSSSPGPSPAKAAQHSALSAQFCQPDHKDCLFREFRKLCAMVAEKSSYNAKTEIIRDFIRKGTGGDKFRGDLYLTVKLLLPGVVKSVYNLNDKQIVKLFSRILNCNQEEMVRDLEQGDVSETVRVFFDDSKSFAPSTKSLLTIQEVDASLTRLAQLTKEDEQQAELQDIAKKCTGNDLKCYIRLVKHDLKINSGAKHVLDALDPNAYDAFKASRNLGDVIDRVLRNHQDASNGGGPRKLLSVEATLMTPVQPMLAEACKSVEYAMKKCPNGMYSEIKYDGERVQVHKNGDHFSYFSRSLKPVLPHKVAHFKEFIPQAFAGGHSMILDAEVLLIDTKTSKPLPFGTLGVHKKAAFQDAQVGLFVFDCIYFNGVSLMDKPLCERRKFLHDNMVEVPNRILFSEMKHVTRAADLAEMITRVIREGLEGLVLKDIKGLYEPGKRHWLKVKKDYLNEGAMADTADLVVLGAFYGSGSKGGIMSSFLMGCYDPATKKWCTVTKCSGGYDDATLARLQKELDVIKIGKDPSKIPSWLKIVKNYYPDFLIRDPEKAPVWEITGAEFSKSEMHTADGISIRFPRCTRMRDDKDWKTATNLPQLKELYRVSKERCDFEVTAGPSTGSKDDKGSSEGGSGGSSPSTSNGATSTNKPKNVQTQKPIKSETKSPVKRKPPTEQHEAKKMKTETVHSNGQNKPKAAPAKTANPQSEKTLLDIFTGVKLYLPASERDFNKLRRYFLAYDGDLVPDYDIASATHALVEPGDDSQAQRVTSNWIWECIRKRRVVPPC is encoded by the exons ATGCATGGTCTCAGCTTCTACAGGACCGTCAGAGCACTCTGTGGAAGTTTTCATCTGTTGAAAAACCAACTCACACCTTCATCCCTCCAGCGCTTTCGACCTCGAATCAACACTTTGCTCCTAGCCTCTTCAAGACAGTTCGGTTTCTCATCCCCGTCTTTTCTCGGCACGTCTCGGGCCGCGCTGCAGGACGACAGGTCGGTCATGGCGGAGCAGAGGTACTGCGTGGAATACGCCAAGCGAGGCATGGCGGGTTGCAAGAAATGCAAAGACAAGATCATGAAGGGGCTGGTGCGCATCGGCAAGGTCGTGCCCAACCCGTTCAGCGAGTCGGCCGGCGAGATGAAGGAGTGGTATCACGTCAAGTGCATCTTCGAGAAGCTGGAGCGGGCGCGAGCGACCACCAAGAAGATCGAAGATATCACTGATCTGGAGGGATGGGAGGAACTGCAGGATGAGGATAAAGATCTGATCAATAAGCATGTTACAG ACATGGCAGCGAAGGCGAACGCAACTCCAAAAAAGAAGACGCAGGCCAAACTAAACACCAGCGGGCAGTTAACCTCACCTCCGGCTGACCCCACAGTGAATGCCCCACGCAAGTTTTCTGGCTTCACAG CCACAAAGGCAGGTTCATCATCGTCAAGTCCCGGCCCGTCTCCCGCTAAAGCTGCCCAGCACAGTGCTCTGTCCGCTCAGTTCTGCCAGCCCGACCACAAGGACTGCCTCTTCCGCGAGTTTCGCAAGCTGTGTGCCATGGTGGCTGAAAAATCCAGCTACAACGCGAAGACCGAGATCATCAGGGACTTCATAAGGAAGGGTACTGGTGGAG ATAAGTTCAGAGGAGACCTGTACCTGACAGTAAAGCTGCTGCTCCCAGGTGTAGTGAAGAGCGTCTACAACCTGAACGACAAGCAGATCGTCAAGCTCTTCAGCCGCATCCTGAATTGCAACCAGGAAGAAATGGTGCGCGACCTGGAACAG GGAGACGTTTCTGAGACGGTGAGGGTGTTTTTCGATGACAGCAAGTCGTTCGCCCCGTCAACCAAGAGTCTCCTGACCATTCAGGAGGTTGACGCCTCGTTGACCCGGCTGGCGCAGCTCACCAAGGAGGACGAGCAGCAGGCAGAGCTACAGGACATCGCCAAAAA ATGCACTGGGAATGACTTGAAGTGCTACATCCGACTGGTCAAACATGATCTTAAAATTAACTCCGGTGCTAAACATGT CCTGGATGCTTTAGACCCCAACGCCTACGACGCCTTCAAAGCGTCTCGAAACCTGGGCGACGTGATCGACAGGGTTCTCCGTAATCACCAGGACGCGTCAAACGGCGGCGGCCCAAGAAAGCTGTTGAGTGTGGAGGCCACGCTCATGACCCCCGTACAGCCCATGCTG GCAGAAGCGTGTAAGTCTGTCGAGTACGCCATGAAGAAATGCCCGAACGGAATGTACTCGGAGATCAAGTACGACGGCGAGCGAGTGCAGGTTCACAAGAACGGAGATCACTTCAGCTACTTCAGCCGAAGTCTAAAACCCGTCCTGCCTCACAAG GTGGCCCATTTTAAGGAGTTCATACCTCAAGCGTTTGCTGGCGGCCACAGCATGATTCTGGACGCCGAAGTTCTTCTGATCGACACCAAGACCAGCAAACCTCTGCCTTTTGGGACGTTAGGCGTTCACAAG AAAGCAGCCTTCCAAGATGCACAGGTCGGCCTGTTTGTATTTGACTGCATATACTTTAATGGCGTCAGTCTCATGGACAA GCCCTTGTGTGAAAGAAGAAAATTCCTTCATGACAACATGGTGGAGGTTCCTAACAGGATTCTGTTCTCCGAAATGAAACACGTCACA AGAGCAGCTGATCTGGCTGAAATGATCACGCGGGTCATCCGAGAGGGACTGGAGGGACTCGTCCTGAAAGACATCAAG GGGCTGTACGAGCCTGGTAAACGGCACTGGCTGAAGGTAAAGAAGGACTACCTGAACGAAGGAGCCATGGCTGACACCGCAGACCTGGTGGTCTTGGGGGCGTTTTACGGCTCTGGCTCTAAAG GTGGAATCATGTCCAGTTTTCTGATGGGCTGCTACGACCCCGCTACGAAGAAGTGGTGCACGGTGACGAAATGCTCCGGCGGTTACGACGACGCCACTCTGGCCAGACTGCAGAAGGAGCTGGACGTCATTAAAATCGGCAAA GATCCCAGCAAGATTCCATCCTGGCTGAAAATCGTCAAGAACTACTATCCGGATTTTCTTATCCGGGATCCAGAG AAAGCCCCGGTCTGGGAGATCACGGGGGCGGAGTTTTCCAAGTCGGAAATGCACACGGCCGACGGCATCTCTATCCGGTTTCCCCGATGCACCCGCATGCGCGATGACAAGGACTGGAAGACGGCCACCAACCTGCCCCAGCTCAAG GAGCTCTACCGCGTCTCGAAGGAGCGCTGCGACTTTGAGGTGACAGCAGGGCCGTCGACAGGCAGCAAAGACGACAAGGGTTCATCGGAAGGGGGCAGCGGAGGCAGCTCTCCCTCCACATCCAACGGAGCGACCAGCACAAACAAGCCCA AAAACGTTCAGACGCAGAAGCCGATAAAGTCTGAAACGAAGTCTCCTGTTAAGAGAAAACCGCCCACCGAGCAGCACGAAGCAAAGAAG ATGAAGACCGAGACGGTCCATAGCAACGGACAAAACAAACCGAAAGCTGCTCCTGCGAAGACGGCAAACCCACAGTCTGAGAAG ACCCTGCTGGACATCTTCACCGGCGTGAAGCTCTACCTCCCTGCATCCGAGCGGGATTTCAACAAGCTGCGTCGCTACTTTCTGGCGTACGATGGCGATCTGGTACCCGACTACGACATCGCCTCGGCCACGCACGCGCTGGTGGAGCCGGGGGACGACAGCCAGGCTCAGAGGGTCACCTCGAACTGGATTTGGGAGTGCATTCGCAAAAGGAGGGTGGTTCCCCCCTGCTAA